The nucleotide sequence AGACCGGCATTATGTAAAACACCGTCAAGCTTGCCGAACTGTTGTTCAATGGTATCGGCCATACCAAGGTAGTGCTCCTGTGTTGCACCCATCATATCCAGAGGAATAATAGCTGGCTGAGCATAACCTCTGGCCTCGATTTCATCATAAGTTCTTTCAAGCTTTTCAACGGTTCTGCCAAGTAAGATAACGGTGGCGCCATACTCGGCAAAGCTAAGGGCAGCTTGTTTTCCGATGCCGTCACCGGCTCCGGTGACTAAAATGACTTTGTTCTTAAGTGCTGATTTTGAAACTGAATAATCCACTTTCGTATTCCTGCTCACATATTTAATCGCTGTTAATGCCTATATTGGCAGTAGTTTGATTTAGTTCAAGAACACAATACATAAAATCAGCGAACCCGGCAGATCAGATAAAAATCTTTGTCGGTCAGTCCACTATTTTGTTATAAATATATCTGGCATATGCCAATAATTATCCAGATTGGCGAAAACATATCTTTCACATAAAAAGACTGAAAAGTCATTACGCAAGTCGTATATTAGTATTTATTGATATATATGTTGAAAAATTAACTCAAAAGCGAAGAGCTTAGGGATCAGAAATATGAAAAGAATTGTTGTCATTGGCGGCTCAGCCGCTGGTCCGAAGACTGCAGCAAAGGCTAGAAGGCTAGATGAAAATGCAGAGATCATTCTGTTACAGAAAGATAAAGATCTTTCCATGGCGTCGTGCGGTTATCCGTATTATGTCGGCGGTGTATTTGATGACAGAAATGATTTGATTAGTACTCCGGCTGGCGTAGTTCGTGACCCTAAATTCTTCCTGAATGCAAAAGGCATTGACGCCAGAACAGAAATGGAAGTGATTTCTGTTGATGCGAAAGAGCAGAAAGTGGATGTAAAAGATCTGAAGACGGGTGAAGTTGAGAGCATCGAATACGACAAACTGATGATGTGTACCGGTGCAAGACCATTTGTGCCGCCTATTCCGGGTACCGATCTTAAGGGAATCACAACCCTTCAGTCGATGAAAGATGCTGATTATCTGCGCAAAATCCGTGACGACAAAGAAATTAAAAAAGCCGTTGTTATCGGTGGTGGCCTGATCGGTATTGAAACCTGTGAAGCTCTGCAGCTTGCCGGTATTGAGATCACGGTTGTTGAACTGGCACCTCAGCTACTGAACTTCCTGGACTGGAAGATGGCTAAGCTGGTTGAAAACCACGTTAAGGCGAAAGGCGCTAACGTGATGACAGACAATGGTGTTGCGGCATTCCTTGGTGAAGAGGGCAAACTGACCGGAGTTAAGCTGGCAAATGGCACTGAGCTGCCGTGTGAACTGGCTGTTGTCGCTATCGGTGTTCGCCCGAACTCAGAACTGGCAAAAGAAGCGGGTCTTGAGATCGGTGAGACCGGCGGTATTGTGGTTGATGAGTTTATGCAGACTTCCGATCCAAACATCTACGCTGCGGGTGACTGTGTTGAGTCGGTAAGCATGATTACCGGCAAGAAAGTTCATGCGCCAATGGGAGACCTGGCAAACCTTCAGGGACGTGTTGCCGGTGAAAATATCATTATGGGCAATAGCGTTACTTTCCCTGGTGTATTGCAGACTGGTATCTGTAAGGTGTTTGATTTCTCAGCAGGTTCTACCGGCCTTTCTGAAGAAGCTGCACTGAAGCAGGGATATGAGATTGAAACTGTCGTTAATGCCAGCCCGGATAAGCCTGGATTTATGGGCGCGAACCTTCTGGTAAGCAAAATGGTTGTTGATAAGAAAACCCAGAAAGTACTGGGCTATCAGTCGGTAGGTCCTGGTGATGTCAGCAAGCAGATTGCAACGGCAACTATGGCTCTGAATGCAGGTTTCACCGTTGAAAACCTGATTAATCTGGATATGCCTTATGCGCCACCTTTCTCACTGGCTATTGACCACTTTATTGCCACTGCTCACCTGATGCAGAACAAGCTGAAAGGCCGTCTGAAGGGCATTTCGGTTCGTGAGGTTAAAGCGAAACTGGATGATCCTAATGCTGAGAAGCCGTTCTTCCTTGATGCTCGTGGCCCGGATGAGTTTGAAATGATGCGCCTTGGTATCGGCGAGACTCTAATCCCGCTTGGTGCTTTAAGAAAACGCCTGGATGAACTGCCGCAAGATAAAGACAGAGAGATTATCTGTTTCTGTAAGATTTCGCTGCGCGGTTATGAGGCTTCACTTGTCCTTCAGGCCAATGGCTGGAAGAACGTTAAAGTGATGGAAGGCGGTATCATGGCCTGGCCTTATCCAAGAGAGAAGTAACGCTACTTCTTAGAAACGTATAGAAAATGAGCTTCTGACCGTGTCAGGGCTCATTTTTTTATTTCTGGAAACCAAAGGTTCTGTGCATGGGTTTTAATCTTGGTTATTATGGCGAACTTATGACGGCTTTATGACAAGCCCAAAGTATTGAGGATATTAGATTGGAATTTCTGTTGGAGTACGGTCTGTTTTTGGCCAAAGTTGCCACGTTTGTAATAGCAATTATCGCTGTTCTTGTGGTTGCCAAATTAGTAAACGGTAAAACTGGCGGTTCAAAAGGTGAGTTGGAAATTACCAACCTGACCGAGCAGCATAAAAACACTATTGAGGTGATGGAGCATCATCTTCATGACGGCACCTTTATCAAAGAGCGCGATAAAGTTGAAAGAAAAGCGGATAAAGAAAAAGCGAAGACCAGAAACAAAGAAGTGAAAAAGGCGGCAAAGGAAGGGCATCTGGAAACAACCCGCGAGCCTCATCTGTTTGTGCTGGACTTTAACGGCAGTATCGATGCTAAAGAAGTGGCTTCTCTGCGAGAAGAAGTAACTGCGATTCTCGCTGTTGCCAGAGAAGGCGATGAAGTTCTGCTGCGCCTTGAGTCAGGCGGTGGTATGGTACACGGCTATGGTCTGGCATCGTCACAGCTGGACAGAATTAAAGCGGCAAGCCTGCCTCTGACTATCTCAGTGGACAAAGTAGCAGCAAGTGGCGGCTATATGATGGCCTGTATCGCTGACAAGATTGTTTCAGCGCCGTTTGCCATTGTTGGCTCTATTGGCGTAATCGCCCAGCTACCAAACTTCAACAAGCTGCTGAAAAGGCATGATATCGAGTTTGAACAGCTAACAGCCGGTGAATACAAACGAACTCTGACCATGTTTGGTGAAAACACGGACAAAGCCCGTGACAAGTTCAAAGAAGAACTGGAAGAGACCCACGTGCTGTTTAAAGACTTTATCCGTGAACGCAGACCAGAGTTGGATCTGGAAAAAGTCGCAACAGGTGAACACTGGTTCGGCACCAAAGCCCATGAGCTGGGACTGGTGGATGAAATCAGCACTTCAGACGACTTGGTTGTAGAAGCCTGCAAAGATAAAACCGTACTTTCTATCCGCTATGTGCAGAAGAAGAAAATGGCAGACCGTTTAGCGAAGATTGGCGGGGATGCGGCGGATAATCTTCTTATGAAGTGGTTGCAAAGGGGGCAGAGGCCTATTGTTTAAAGAAGGCCCTGGGCCCTGGGAACGGACTTCGTCCTACAGGTCCTGGGTAACCGGGTGATAAATTTTATTTCTGAAACTAAAAGTTATATTTTTCAGTTGTTTGTTGTTATTTTGGAATGAAATGAAACAACTTCCGCTCCTCTTCCCAGGGCCCAGGGCCTAGAAACCCAGGGCCCTAATTAATTTTCCCTCGCCCTTCCCCCCGTTTCCCCCTATAATATGCCGCCGATAAAAGCAGCCCTATAATTAACCTTGTCTATTAATTGGACTGCTACAAACTAAAATCTGTGGAGAAACAAATGTCCTCAAATACTCCGGTTGTGACCGTAGATGGACCGAGTGGTGCCGGTAAAGGCACTTTATGCATGCTGTTGGCAGAAAAATTAGGCTTTCATTTACTTGATTCCGGTGCTATCTACCGGGTGCTTGCACTGGCTGCAATTCACCATGGTGTAGACACAGAGTCTGAAGATGCACTTGTGCCTCTTGCGACTCATCTGGATGTTCAGTTTATCGCAGAGGGTGATCTGGTTAAGGTTATTCTTGAAGGCGAGGATGTATCCGGTGAACTTCGCAAAGAAGAAACGGGCAATGCGGCCTCAAAAGTAGCTGCGCTTCCTCGTGTAAGAGAAGCTTTGCTGCGCCGTCAGCGTGCTTTTGCAACTGAGCCGGGTCTTGTTGCCGATGGCCGCGACATGGGAACAGTGGTATTTCCACAGGCAGAAGCTAAAATTTTCTTAGATGCAAGTGCGCAGGAGCGAGCAAATAGACGCCTTAAGCAGTTGCAAGACAAGGGGTTAAGTGTTAAATTTGACCACCTTTTACGCGAGATCCAAGAGCGTGATGACCGCGACCGCAACCGTGCGGTGGCTCCGTTACGTCCTGCGGATGACGCGTTAGTGCTTGATTCTACATCACTTTCTATTGAAGAAGTGGTAGCAAAAGCACTGGAATATATCGAATCTAAATTGTCTCAGTAAGAGGCAATAGGAGGTCGGTCGCATGGAAGAAGACTGGCTAATTTATCAACCCCACGAGGTAGGAAACCCGTGGAAGTTTAATTATTGAAGATTAAATTAATGACTGAATCTTTCGCTCAACTCTTTGAAGAGTCTCTAAACGAACTAGAATTCCGCCCTGGCAACATTGTTAAGGGTACTGTAGTAGCAATCGAGAACGGTTTCGTTCTTGTTGATGCTGGCCTTAAGTCTGAGTCTGCAATCCCTGCAGAGCAGTTCAAGAACGCAGCTGGCGAACTTGAAGTAGAAGTTGGTTCTGAAATCGACGTTGCTCTTGACGCTGTAGAAGACGGCTTTGGTGAAACTCAGCTTTCTCGTGAGAAAGCGAAGCGCCACGAAGCTTGGATTGTTCTTGAGAAAGCATATGAAGAAGCTGAAACTGTTGTTGGTATCATCAACGGTAAAGTTAAAGGTGGTTTCACTGTAGAACTTAACGGCATCCGTGCGTTCCTACCTGGTTCACTAGTAGACGTTCGTCCAATCCGTGACACTGCTCACCTGGAAAACAAAGAGCTAGAGTTCAAAGTAATCAAGCTAGACCAGAAGCGTAACAACGTAGTTGTTTCTCGTCGTGCTGTTATCGAATCTGAAAACAGCGTTGAGCGTGACGAACTTCTTGAAACTCTACAAGAAGGCAGCGAAGTTAAAGGTATCGTTAAGAACCTTACTGACTACGGTGCATTCGTTGATCTTGGCGGCGTTGACGGCCTTCTACACATCACTGATATGGCTTGGAAGCGTGTTAAGCACCCATCTGAGATCGTTAACGTTGGTGACGAGATCCTTGTTAAAGTTCTTAAGTTCGACCGTGAGCGTACTCGCGTATCACTAGGTCTTAAGCAGCTAGGTGAAGATCCATGGGTAGCAATCGCTAAGCGTTACCCAGAAGGTCACAAGCTAACTGGTCGCGTTACAAACCTAACTGACTACGGTTGCTTCGTTGAAATCGAAGAAGGCGTTGAAGGTCTTGTACACGTTTCTGAAATGGACTGGACTAACAAGAACATCCACCCATCTAAAGTTGTTAACGTTGGCGACGAAGCTGAAGTTATGGTTCTTGAGATCGACGAAGAACGTCGTCGTATTTCTCTTGGTCTTAAGCAGTGTAAAGCTAACCCATGGCAGTCTTTCGCTGAAGCTCAGGCTAAAGGCGACAAAGTTACTGGTAAGATCAAGTCTATCACTGACTTCGGTATCTTCATCGGTCTTGAAGGCGGCATCGATGGTCTTGTACACCTGTCTGACATCTCTTGGAACGTTCCAGGTGAAGAAGCAGTACGTGAGTACAAGAAAGGCGACGAAATCTCAGCTGTTGTTCTTGCAGTAGACGCAGAGCGTGAGCGTATTTCTCTTGGCGTTAAGCAAATGGAAAACGACCCGTTCAACGCATTTGTTGCTGATAACAAGAAAGGTGTTCTAGTTAACGGTACTGTAACTGCAGTTGACGCAAAAGGTGCTACAATTGAAATTGTAGAGGGCGTTGAAGGTTACATCCGTGTATCTGAAGTATCACGTGACCGTGTTGAAGATGCATCTCTAATCCTAAGCGCTGGTGACAGTGTTGAAGCGAAGTTCACAGGTGTTGACCGTAAGAACCGCGTAATCAACCTATCTATCAAAGCTAAGGATGAAGCTGAAGAGCAAGAAGCAATGGCTTCACTGAACAAGCAAGATGAAGGCGCGTTCGGTAATGCTATGGCTGATGCATTCAAGGCTGCTAAAGGCGAATAATCGTACTGAGGGAGCCTGACATGTGACGGCTCCCTTTTTCGATAATAACCTTATGGATACCCAAGCTTTTGGATAACATAGTAATGAGGGGAAATATGACTAAGTCTGAACTTATTGAAAGACTCTGTGCTGAGCAAACTCACCTTTCTGCTAAAGAAGTTGAAGATGCAGTTAAGGATATTTTGGAGCATATGGCTTCTACCTTAGAAAGTGGCGACAGAATTGAAATTCGTGGTTTTGGTAGCTTCTCATTGCACTTCCGTGAGCCTCGTGTGGGACGCAATCCTAAGACGGGGGAAAAGGTTGAACTTGATGGTAAATATGTACCTCATTTCAAACCTGGTAAAGAGCTTCGTGAACGCGTAGATATTTACAGTTAATACTCACCTGTAAGGGTATAGAAAAAGCGGCATATTTCGGTATGCCGCTTTTTTATGCCATGAAATAGAAGTTTGCCGTGGTTTGTAAAGTCGAATTGCTGCATAATCAGAGGTCAGCAAAAGTCAGGGAGTTATAAACGATGAAGATTATAAAAGCTATTCTTGTTATTGCGCTTTTTTTGGTTGCACTGGCATTAGGCGCTCAGAATCAGGAAGTTGTGAGCTTTAACTACTTACTGGCAAAAGGTGAGTTCCATCTGTCGACCTTGTTAGGCGTTGTTTTTGTTGCTGGTTTTGTGTTGGCCTGGCTGATTTTCGGAACCATTCAGGTTAAATCACAACTGAAAATTAAAAGACTGACCCGTCAGCTAAAGAAGCAGGCAGCAACGCTTCCTGCAGAGACCAAAGCCTAAGCTTAGAGGGTTATGATATAAATGCTTGAGCTACTCTTCTTGTTGTTACCTATTGCCGCCGCCTATGGCTGGTATATGGGTAACCGTAGTGCAAGACAGGACAGGCAGGAGCAGTCTCATCAGATTTCCCGTCAGTATGTGACGGGTCTTAACCTTCTGTTATCCGACCAATCGGATAAAGCAGTCGATCATTTCATAGAACTTCTTCAGGTAGATAACGAAACCATAGATACCCACCTCGCACTGGGTAACCTGTTCCGCTCCAGAGGAGAAGTTGACCGCGCGATACGAATCCACCAGAACCTGATTTCCAGACAGGGTTTAACCGTAGATCAGAAAAACATTGCCCTGCAGCAACTGGCAAAAGACTATATGGTCTCAGGCTTTCTGGACAGGGCCGAAAAAATATTTGAGCAGCTTGTGGAAGAGCCTTCGCACAAAGAAGCTGCGTTGACTCAACTTGTCTCTATTTACCAGCAAACGAAAGAGTGGAGTAAAGCCATCTACTATGGCAACGCTTTAGTTAAGCTGGGACGCAAACGTATGCGGGTAAATATCGCCCACTTTTGGTGCGAGCTGGCGATGCAGGAGCAGGCCAACGAAAATACGACGAAAGCGATACAGTATTTCAAGCGGGCGCTGTCTGAAGATCCAAAGTGTGTTCGGGCCAGCATATCGCTTGGTAAGCTCTATCTGGAACATGAAGACTACAAGAATACCATCGCATTTATGGAAATGGTGTTGGATCAGGATATCGATTTTGTGGGCGAAGTGCTGCCTGTTTTGGCCGAGTGTTACTATCATCTTGGACGGGAACAGGATCTTGTCGAATTCTTAAGAGCCTGTATCGAGAGAAATGCAGGTGTGTCAGCAGAGCTTATGCTCGCGCAGCAGGTTGCCCACCATGAGGGTGTCGCTGCCGCACAGACCCTCCTGACCCGACAGTTATTAAAGAACCCAACCATGAAAGGCTTCCACCGCCTGATGGATTACCACCTGGCTGAAGCGGAAGAGGGAAGGGCGAAAGACAGCCTTTCCACACTACAGGCTCTGGTTGGGGAACAGATTAAAGTAAAACACCACCATCGCTGCAGAAAGTGCGGATTTTCAACCCATTCTCTTTACTGGCATTGTCCGTCTTGTAAGGGGTGGGGGACGATTAAGCCTATTCGCGGACTTGATGGGGAATAGAAGGCCCTGGGCCCTGGGTTCGGTCGCTCCGCTCCCTTCTGGGCTCTGGGAAGGTTATACAGATTTTATAATTGGAGCAATGTCCTAGGGCCTAGCAGGGCAAAGCCCGTCCCAGGACCCCAAAACCGGAGATTTAAATGTTGGATCAAAAAGTAATAGTTGCACTGGATTATGATAATCAGGCAGATGCCCTAGCGTTTGTTGACAGGATAGATCCAGCATCATGCCGTCTTAAAGTAGGCAAAGAGATGTTTACTCTGTTTGGTCCTGAGTTTGTGAAAGAGCTGCACAAGCGCGGTTTCTCTGTGTTCCTGGACCTTAAGTTTCATGATATTCCTAACACCTGTTCAAAAGCGGTGAGAGCTGCAGCTGAGCTGGGAGTATGGATGGTGAACGTTCACGCCAGCGGTGGTGAGCGTATGATGAGTGCATCCAGAGAGATCCTCGAACCTTATGGTAAAGATCGCCCGCTATTGATTGGCGTGACGGTACTGACCAGCATGGAGCAAAGTGACCTTGCCGGAATCGGTCTTGATATCGAGCCACAAAAGCAGGTGATGCGCTTAGCCACACTAACAAAGAACAGCGGCCTGGACGGCGTAGTCTGTTCAGCTCAGGAAGCTTCTATGCTGAAATCTGAGCTAGGTAAAGAGTTCAAACTGGTTACTCCGGGAATTCGCCCGGCAGGCAGTGCTGTTGGCGATCAGAAGCGTATTATGACACCACCACAGGCGATTGAAGCGGGTTCGGATTATCTGGTTATAGGACGCCCGATAACGCAGGCTGAGGATCCGGCGGGGGTGTTGGCGGAGATTAATAAGTCTCTTTAATGGCCCTACCCTAGGCCCTGGGACGGGCTCCGCCCTACTGGGCCCTAGGAAGTAGCCTGGCAGCCAAGTTAAAGGTATAAAAAAAGCTCTGCATTTCCGCAGAGCTTTTTTGTATTCTCTTCCCAGGATCCAGCAGAGAGCGAAGCGAACGCTCCAAGGGCCCAGGCCAAAATCACCACTTCTTCTTCTCGCCAAACAACGCTTCCATATCGTTGTTGCGTTCCTGCTCTTCCATCGCCATCAGCTCTTCTGCATTCTGGTCTTTCTTGTTCTTATCCAGCTCATCAAGCATGGCCTGAAGTTTTTCTCTGGCCTGGTTGGAGTAAGAGTCGTTTTTGGATGAAAGTACGTCAATACCTTTACGCAGCAACTGCTTTGCTGTGCCGGACTGATTACGCAGCACAGCTTCTCTTGAACGTTTAATCACGTTTTCAATATTGATTCGGATCTGAATGGTTTCCAGACGGGCATTTTCCGTAACATAAGACTGAGTATTGAAACGGCCTTTATTATGTTCGCTTCGGATGGTATCTCTCAGGCGTTTCACCAGCTTAAGCATAAGAATTGCCTGCTTATCACTGCTTGGAACTTTAAATGAAGTGCTCTCGGCGCCAGCATAGTTTTCCTTTAGCTGCTGGATCTGGTTCTTCATATTTTCGATTCGCTGCGCAAGCTGGCGGTTTTTTGGATCCAGCTCATGCATATTTGTCAGAGCATCTAAAATGCGCTGGTTCAGGCAGACTAAAAGCTCCTGACTGAAAGGAAGATGGTGTGCGTTGCCGATCAGATCTTCGGTTGCATCAATGATGGCAATGAATCGGGCAGATTCCTGTTTTTTGGCTGCTTCTACTTTACTGTTGTACTGAAGCATCACGTTGTAGCCAATGATCATGACGAGAAGAACGGCTACAAGAATAATAATTAAACCAATATTCATAAATTTACATCTATATCAATAGCGACACTTGAGTTGCGAAATAGCATACACGAATCTTTTACTACCCGACAGTCTATTATCCGGGGTCTCACTTATAATTGTAATTAAACCAGTAAAATATGCGCACTAGATTACAAAAAATTCATCGAAAAAAGAAGAAGTCTACTAATTTCATGTCCCTTAAGGTTTTTACTGTCAATTTATTCATTTTAGCGTTATAACTAAATATTATATCTCGCAGCTAAAATGGAATACGGTACCTGAGATGAAATTGCAGCAACTGAAGTACATCGTTGAAGTAGTGAATCATAACCTGAATGTATCGGCAACGGCAGAAAGTCTGTATACCTCCCAGCCAGGAATCAGTAAGCAGGTTCGTCTGCTTGAAGATGAACTGGGTGTTCAGATTTTTGAGCGAAGCGGAAAGCATCTGACCCAGGTGACGGTTGCAGGTGAAGATATTGTCCGGATTTCACGGGAGATTCTCTCCAGAGTAGAAAGCATAAAAGCGGTAGCGGGTGAGCATACCAACCCGGAAATGGGCAGCCTGAACATATCTACAACCCACACGCAGGCCCGTTATGCGCTTCCTGAAGTCATCAAAGGCTTTACAGCGAGATATCCAAAGGTTTCTCTGCATATGCACCAGGGCACGCCAAGTCAGATGTCAGAGGCGATTGCAAAGGGAACCGCCAATTTTGCCATTGCCACTGAAGCGCTGCATCTTTACCAGGACGCAATCATGCTGCCTTGTTATCACTGGAACCGCTCAATCGTGGTGACTAAAGATCACCCGCTGGCTAAAAAAGCTCAGATCACTATCAATGATCTTGCTGCCTATCCTCTGGTGACTTATGTATTTGGCTTTACCGGCCGTTCTGAGCTGGACAGTGCATTTAATACAGCCGGTCTGACACCAAGAATCGTCTTCACTGCCACGGATGCTGATGTTATCAAGACTTATGTCCGAATGGGAATCGGTGTTGGTGTGATTGCCAGTATGGCCATTGATAAGCAGCAGGACTCCGACTTGCATGTGATTGATGCAAGCCATATTTTCGGCTCAAGTACCACAAGTATCGGGTTCAGACGCGGAACCTTCCTTCGCTCTTATATGTTCGACTTTATGGAGCGTTTTGCACCGCACCTGACCAGACCGGTTGTGGAGCAGGCCATCTCTCTTCGCAATAACGTTGAAATTGAAGAGATGTTTAAAGATATCGAATTACCGGTACGTTAAGCCTTTCTCACTAATCTTAGTTCCCCTATAATCCGCTCAGATTACAGGGGAACTTATGCAATCCAGATTTCATCAGCTAGACGCACTTCTTACCAAACATCAGACTCTGTGGCGCTTTGAGCCGTTCCAGCTCAGCGGCCAGAGAGATCTTATTGAAAAAAGATTTCCTTCGGATCTCTGTCGCTGGCTAGATGCGTTATCCATTGAAGATACCATCCGTTTTAAATCAGATAGCCATGCTTTGGCTGAAAACCTTGTTTCTGTTATCCCCGATGTTAAGAGCCTGGAAGCTCTGTGTGAACTGCCTGATGAAACTCAGATTAATCTGGATTTGCCCAGAGGTTTAGAGTCGGGTATTCCCGGCAGAAAAGTTGCCCAGATAGTGTCTATCAGCAACTATGTTCTGGCTCACCATAAAAGCCCGGAATGGCTTGAATGGTGCTCAGGAAAAGGCTACTTAGGTCGTATCCTTGCTCAGCAGTCCGGTCAGCCGGTTACCAGCCTGGAATGGCAGGAGAGCCTGTGCGAAGCGGGGCAAAAAGAAGCCGACTCCAGAAAGCTCCCTATGAAATTTGTCCAGGGAGATGCGTTTTCGGACCAGGCAAAGCAGTTATTCCAGCAAAAACAACATGCCGTCGCCCTGCATGCTTGCGGAGACCTGCATGTTCAGCTGATTAAAAATGCCGTAGAGAAACACTTAAGCGAAGTGACGTTTTCCCCCTGCTGCTACCATCTGATAAGAGATGAAAATTACCAACCGCTATCAGAAGCAGCAAAAAGTTCGAAGTTAACCCTGAGTAAGAATGAGCTGAGAATTCCCTTGCAGGAAACTGTCACCGGCGGAGAGCGCGTTAAAAAGCATCGTCAGTCAGAAATGAGTTACCGCCTGGGGCTGGATCTGCTGCTGAAAGCAGAAACCGAGCACAAAGAATATATAACTATCCCCAGCATCAAAAAATCCGAGCTGGCCAACGGATTTGAATACTTCTGCCGCTGGGCCGCAGATAAAAAAGGCTTTTCCCTGCCGGATACTGATTTTGGTTTCTGGTTTAGCAAAGGCGAAGAACGATTCTGGCAGATGGAAAAACTAAGCCTGATACAACAAATT is from Vibrio sp. JC009 and encodes:
- a CDS encoding methyltransferase, translated to MQSRFHQLDALLTKHQTLWRFEPFQLSGQRDLIEKRFPSDLCRWLDALSIEDTIRFKSDSHALAENLVSVIPDVKSLEALCELPDETQINLDLPRGLESGIPGRKVAQIVSISNYVLAHHKSPEWLEWCSGKGYLGRILAQQSGQPVTSLEWQESLCEAGQKEADSRKLPMKFVQGDAFSDQAKQLFQQKQHAVALHACGDLHVQLIKNAVEKHLSEVTFSPCCYHLIRDENYQPLSEAAKSSKLTLSKNELRIPLQETVTGGERVKKHRQSEMSYRLGLDLLLKAETEHKEYITIPSIKKSELANGFEYFCRWAADKKGFSLPDTDFGFWFSKGEERFWQMEKLSLIQQIFRRPLEMWLVLDRGIYLEENGYWVEMSAFCDRGVTPRNILIHGALGD
- the cysB gene encoding HTH-type transcriptional regulator CysB, producing the protein MKLQQLKYIVEVVNHNLNVSATAESLYTSQPGISKQVRLLEDELGVQIFERSGKHLTQVTVAGEDIVRISREILSRVESIKAVAGEHTNPEMGSLNISTTHTQARYALPEVIKGFTARYPKVSLHMHQGTPSQMSEAIAKGTANFAIATEALHLYQDAIMLPCYHWNRSIVVTKDHPLAKKAQITINDLAAYPLVTYVFGFTGRSELDSAFNTAGLTPRIVFTATDADVIKTYVRMGIGVGVIASMAIDKQQDSDLHVIDASHIFGSSTTSIGFRRGTFLRSYMFDFMERFAPHLTRPVVEQAISLRNNVEIEEMFKDIELPVR